In the genome of Streptomyces sp. NBC_00259, the window CCCCCGGGATCCAGCCCGAACCCTGTTCGGTGAGGACCAGTCTGAGCCCGGGGTGGCGGCGGAAGGCCCCGCCGAAGATCAGGTGCCACAGTGCCCGGTGCGAGAACCACGTCGTCTCCACCATGAACACGGCCCGCGCGGCCGGTTCGTCACCGAGCGGCGGGGACGCCGAACCGCCGTGGTGGTTGACGGGGACGCCGAGCTCGTCGCAGACCGCCCATATCGGGTCGTACGTCCCCGAGTACAGCTCCGGCACGCCCGAGCCGGGCGGGGCGCCCGGCAGCAGGATCCCGCCGGTGAGGCCCGCATCCTTGGTACGGCGGATCTCGGCGACCGCCTCGTCGACGTCGTTGAGCAGGATCTGCGCGACGCCCGCCCGCCGTCCCGGGAGGAGGTCGCAGAAGTCGGCGAGCCAGCGGTTGTGGGCCCGCAGCCCGGCCCAGCGCCGCTCGTACTCCTCCGGCGCAGGCGCCGGGGCCATCAGGGAGGCGGACGGGAAGAACGGCGGGATGGTGTTGGGGAAGACGACCTCGGCGACGATCCCGTCGGCCTCCAGCTCGGCGGTCCTGCGGTCGGAGTTCCAGTTGCGGTCGGCGGCGTCGGCGACGAGGTCCTCGTAGGGATTGACGTACGTCGCCGCCCACGCGTCGAAGTCGTCGTGGTACCGCTTCTCCAGATACGGCTTGTAGTCGAGCAGGTCCGCGCCGGCGTGGCAGTCGGCGGAGACGACGGTGTAGCGGTCGGTCATGGCGTGACCCCCAGGGAGGGGAAGTCGTGGTCGGTCAGCCAGTGGCGGCCCACCTCGCGCGAGCGCGCCCAGGACGCCTCGACGGCCGCCTGGTCGTCGGACTGGCCGAGGTCGGCGGGGGTCGGGCCGATGCGGCGGGCGACCGGGGCGAGCGCGGCGGTGTCGAAGCCGAAGACCTCGGCGGCCGCGAGGCCCAGGATGCGGCGGGTCTCGGCGACCGGGATGTCGTGGAAGGTGTTCCTCAGCCAGGTCCGGGTGTCGGGCCAGGTGCCTTCGGGGTGCGGGAAGTCGCTGCCCCAGAGGATGTTGTCGACGCCGATCTCGTAGCGCTGCGCGAGTTCGCGCCGCTTGGTGTTGGTGGCGCAGATGAAGACCTGCCGGTCCAGGTACTCGCTGGGCGGGCGCTTCAGCTCCGCGAAGGGCGAGAGCTTCTTCCCGCCGTGGGCGCCGAGGTAGAGGCGGTCCATGAACCAGAGGAGGTTCGGCAGCCACCAGCAGCCGGATTCGGCGACGCCGAACCTCAGGCCCGGGTGGCGCTCGAAGACGCCGGACCAGAGCAGGAACCAGAGCGGCCGGGCGGGCCACCAGGTGACCTCGGAGACGTAGATCCCGAGGTGGTCGCCGTACTCGTGGCGCGGGGCGGCGCCGGAGTGGGTGACCAGGGGCATGGCGGTCTCGGCGGCGGCCGCCCAGACGGGGTCGTAACGCCGGTCGTGGTACGGGGCCTTGTCCACCCACATGGAGGGGATCATCAGCGCGCCGAGCCCGGACTCCTTGGCCCGGTGGATCTCCGCGACCACACGGTCGGTGTCACCGGTGACGGGGAGCAGGGCGACTCCGCAGTGCCGTTGGGGATGCCCGGACACGAACTCGGCGAGCCAGCGGTTGTGCGCCTGCGCTCCCGCCATGCCGAGGTCCGGGTCCTGGTCGCCGGAGAGCCCGAGGCCGACGCCGAAGGGCGCGGCGGTGCGGCTGTCGACGGCGTCCGCGTCGGGGAAGACGACCTCGGCGGCCACGCCGTCGCCGTCGAGTTCCTTGAGGCGCTGCGCGGTGTCCCAGCCACCGCGCAGTCCTTCCTCGTTGTCGCTGAACCACTTGTCGGCGAACGCCTCGTTGCGTACGCCGAGGCGGGTCATCTCCTCGCGGCGGCGGTCGCGTCCCGCGAGGAACTCGTCGAAGTCGCGGTGGAAACGGGAGTCGAGGTAGGGCCGGTACCGCTCGGTGGGCAGCCCGGCGTGACAGTCGGAGGACACGATCAGATAAGGGTCGTTCGGTGCCGGTGCGTGCGGGTCCGTCATCACGGCTCCCTCAGTCCAGTACGAAGCTTTCGAGGTAGGACGGGTCGGCGCGGTCGAGCATCGACCGCGCGCGTGCCCGGATCTGGCGGTCGCTGTGCTCGCTCGCCGGGAGCATCCAGAAGCGGCCGGCCCTGATGCCGTCCACGACGTGCTCGGCGACCTCCTCGACCGGGGTGAAGACCACGTCGTGGCCCGCGGCCTTCATCGCCGCCTCCCACTGGTCGAGGCTGCGGTACGGGGTTCTGCGCGGCCGCTCCTTGGCGTAGCGGGCCGGGCGGTTGCGGTGCGACTCCCACAGGCCGGTGCGGAGCATGTGCGGGCCGGGGAAGAGCACGGACGCTGCGACGGGGACGCCCTCCGCCTTCAGATGCGCGTACAGCGACTCGGTCAGGGTCACGACGGCGGCCTTGGTGACGGCGTACACGGACGCGGTCGGCAGTGGTGCGATTCCGCCGTCGCCGGACGACGTGTTGACGACATGGCCCGGCTCACCGCCGGCGATCATCCGCGGGACGAAGGCCTGGACGCCGTGGAAGACGCCCCCGACGTTGACGGCGAACGCCCATTTCCAGTCGTTCGGTTCGTGCTCCCACATCCGGCCCTCGGCACCCGAGCCGACGCCCGCGTTGTTGCACAGCACGTGCACGGCACCGAAGGCCGCGTACGCCGCGTCGGCGAGCGCTCGTACGGAGTCGCGTTCCGAGACGTCCACCACCTGGGCGAGGACGTCCGCGCCCTCCGCCTCCAGTGCGTCCGCGGCCTTGCGCAGGGCGCTCTCCTCGACGTCCGCGAGGACGACTTTCAGCCCTTCCGCCGCGAACCGCCGTGCCATCGCCAGCCCGATGCCGCTCGCCGCGCCGGTGACGACGGCGACCTGTCCTCGTGCGAGCCTCATCGGACGCTGCCCTCCGGCGGTCCGTCGAGGATCTGCTGCGGGTCGTCGTAGCGCTGGTGGATGTACGGCAGCAGGTCCCGGGCGCTGACCCGCTCGGCCACCCGGCCCTGCTGGTCGGTGGTCTTCTCGCCGAGGGTGAGCTCGACCAGCTTCCGTACGGGCAGATCGGCGACGGGGTCGTACATGGACTCGCGCAGGACGACATCACCGGTGACCTTTTCGAGCTTGCGCACCCTCTCGTGCCGCGTGCAGTGCACCAGCACGGGGTCCGTGTCGAAGCCGGAACCGGCGCCGTCCACGGCCGGGAGGAACTTGAAGTAGAAGTCCACCTTCTCGGCCGGCTCCGGCAGCGGAAGCGGGCCGCTCACCGCGCCCCGCACCTCGACGAACGCGATGCCGTGCCGGGCGAGCGACGCCCGTACGACCAGACCGTCGCGCTCGACGGTCACCTCGCCCAGCTTCTTCGGTTCGCCGAAGACCTCGCGGCCGCCGATCAGGGCGCGCTCATGGGTCATCGGCATGACCAGCGGATACCAGCCCCGCTGGTCGCCGTGGGCGGCGGCGACCGCGACCGAGCCGGCGCCCAGCGGGTAGCCGGGCAGGTCCACCGTGCTGATGTTCGCCCGCACGAGGGGGTGTTCGGTGGGTTTGAGCGGTGGCGGCAGGACGGCCGCGACCGCGTCCGGGTCGGTCTCCCACACCGCCACCACGCCCGTGGACCAGATGTCGGGGAGCTTGGCTCCGGCCGCTCGGGCCGCCGCGATCTCGGCCTCGGTGCGCGCGCCGTACCGTACGCGTGCCATGTGTCGTACCACCCTTCGTCGTTCGTCGGGGGTCGTTCGACGGGGTCCGTCCTGTAACACAGTTACACCGGCGCCGATGAAGGGTAAAGGGCCATGCACGAAACGGAATTGGGGGCCTCATGCCACGCGCCGCCCTGACCCGCGAAGAGGTGCTGGACACCGCGGCGGAGCTGGTGAAGCAGCACGGCCCGGACGCCCTCACCATGCGCAAGCTCGCCTCCGAACTCGGCTCCGCCGTCACGTCGATCTACTGGCACGTCGGCAATCGCGAGTCGCTGCTGGACGCGCTCGTGGAGCGGACCGTCCAGGAGATGGGCGCGATCCGGCCCACGGGGCGCACCCCGGCCGCCCGGATCGTCTCCCTCGCCCGCGGTCTGCGCCGCGAGCTGCGCGCCAGGCCGCACCTCATCGCGATGGTCCACGAACACGGCCTGACGGAACGCATGTTCCTGCCCGTCCGGCGCACCCTCGTCCGGGAGGTGCACGCCGCCGGGCTGCGCGGCTCGCGCGCCGCCGACGCGGTACGGGCGGTGCAGTTCCAGATCGTGGGCTTCGTCCTGGTCGAACGCAATCGCGAACGCGCGCCCGTGCAGTCGCCCGCCGAGGAGGATCTGTGGACCGGCGCCACCGCCGACGAGGACCCGGCCCTCGCCCGCGCCCTGGCCCGCCCGGCCGATCCGGAGAGGCTCTTCACGCTCTCCGTGGAGGCGCTCGTGACGTCGCTGCTCGCGTAGACGGGGGCTGTTGACCGGTTCCGTGTGGTGCCGGGGCGGGCAGGGGCGGGGCTGTCAGTGGTGACCCGTAAGCTCTGTGACCATGCTCGACGACCGTACGACAGCAGCAACGGCGTGGCCGGCCGTGTATCCGCAGGGGTACGCGGTCGTCGACGTGGAGACCACCGGACTCGCACGCGACGACCGGATAGTGTCGGCTGCCGTCTATCGGCTGGATGCCCAGGGCAATGTCGAGGACCACTGGTACTCGTTGGTGAATCCCGAGCGGGATCCGGGTCCGGTGTGGATCCACGGACTGACGAGCGAGGTGCTGGAGAGTGCGCCTCTTTTCGGTGACATCGCCCATGAATTCGCCCACCGGCTGGACGGCCGGGTGCTCGTCGCGCACAACGCCATCTTCGACTGGTCCATGATCGCCAGAGAGTACGCACGGGCTGAGCGCGTCGCTCCCGTGCGGCAGCGGCTGTGCACGATCGCGCTGTCCAAGGAGCTGGCGCTCCCGTTGCCCAACCACAAGCTGGAGTCGCTCGCCGCGCACTTCGGCGTCGTCCAGCAGCGCGCGCACCACGCGCTGGACGACGCGCGCGTGCTGGCCGAGGCGTTCCGGCCGAGTCTGCACGCGGCGGCGGAGCAGGGGGTGCGGCTGCCGCTGCTGGAGTGCAGGCCGCTGACCGAGTGGTCGTCGGCTCCCACCGCGCCGCGCATCGTCCACCAGGCGTCGGGGCCTTCCTCGTACCGGGCGAACGGCTGGCGCCCCTCGCGCAAGCGGCCCCCGTGCCCGTACCCCAACCCCGGGCGCTATGAAGCGGACAAGCCGCTCAAAATGGGCATGAGGGTCGCCTTCTCGGGTGACACCTCCGTCGAGCGGGAGCTGCTGGAGGACCGCGCGGTCGAGGCGGGCCTCCATGTCGCGACGAGCGTCTCCCGGCTGACGAGTCTGCTCGTCACCAATGATCCGGACGCGCCGACGTCGAAGACGGTCCGGGCGAAGTCGTACGGAACGCCGATCGTCGACGAGGCCGCGTTCACACAGCTGCTGAGGGACGTGGCTCCGGCGCAGGAGTGACGGCCGGGCACGGACAGGGCCGGACCCGGCCCGGCCGCGTGCGCCGGTCGGGTGCAGCCTCGCCGACCCGCCCGCAGGGATCTTGCTCCGGTCCTCCGCCCTCCGGAGCATGCGGCGCATGGCACGTTGCGAGGTCTGCGGAAACGACTACGGCATGTCCTTCGAGGTGCACGCGCAGGGCGCGGTGCACGTCTTCGACTGCTTCTCCTGCGCCATCCACCGGATGGCCCCCATCTGTGAGCACTGCAAGGTCCAG includes:
- a CDS encoding acetoacetate decarboxylase family protein, encoding MARVRYGARTEAEIAAARAAGAKLPDIWSTGVVAVWETDPDAVAAVLPPPLKPTEHPLVRANISTVDLPGYPLGAGSVAVAAAHGDQRGWYPLVMPMTHERALIGGREVFGEPKKLGEVTVERDGLVVRASLARHGIAFVEVRGAVSGPLPLPEPAEKVDFYFKFLPAVDGAGSGFDTDPVLVHCTRHERVRKLEKVTGDVVLRESMYDPVADLPVRKLVELTLGEKTTDQQGRVAERVSARDLLPYIHQRYDDPQQILDGPPEGSVR
- a CDS encoding amidohydrolase family protein, with translation MTDRYTVVSADCHAGADLLDYKPYLEKRYHDDFDAWAATYVNPYEDLVADAADRNWNSDRRTAELEADGIVAEVVFPNTIPPFFPSASLMAPAPAPEEYERRWAGLRAHNRWLADFCDLLPGRRAGVAQILLNDVDEAVAEIRRTKDAGLTGGILLPGAPPGSGVPELYSGTYDPIWAVCDELGVPVNHHGGSASPPLGDEPAARAVFMVETTWFSHRALWHLIFGGAFRRHPGLRLVLTEQGSGWIPGVVEMLDYYHGRLVAAATRASTAESKFGAGLAAAMGKGPSEVWRDNCFVGASFMRPHEVPLRDRIGLDKIMWGSDYPHDEGTAPYSREGLRIAYAGLPRDEVAAMVGGNAARVYGFDLGLLDPIAAVHGPTADGIAEPLKEVPAGATSPAFAPGGSVRVW
- a CDS encoding amidohydrolase family protein, translated to MTDPHAPAPNDPYLIVSSDCHAGLPTERYRPYLDSRFHRDFDEFLAGRDRRREEMTRLGVRNEAFADKWFSDNEEGLRGGWDTAQRLKELDGDGVAAEVVFPDADAVDSRTAAPFGVGLGLSGDQDPDLGMAGAQAHNRWLAEFVSGHPQRHCGVALLPVTGDTDRVVAEIHRAKESGLGALMIPSMWVDKAPYHDRRYDPVWAAAAETAMPLVTHSGAAPRHEYGDHLGIYVSEVTWWPARPLWFLLWSGVFERHPGLRFGVAESGCWWLPNLLWFMDRLYLGAHGGKKLSPFAELKRPPSEYLDRQVFICATNTKRRELAQRYEIGVDNILWGSDFPHPEGTWPDTRTWLRNTFHDIPVAETRRILGLAAAEVFGFDTAALAPVARRIGPTPADLGQSDDQAAVEASWARSREVGRHWLTDHDFPSLGVTP
- a CDS encoding SDR family NAD(P)-dependent oxidoreductase, translating into MRLARGQVAVVTGAASGIGLAMARRFAAEGLKVVLADVEESALRKAADALEAEGADVLAQVVDVSERDSVRALADAAYAAFGAVHVLCNNAGVGSGAEGRMWEHEPNDWKWAFAVNVGGVFHGVQAFVPRMIAGGEPGHVVNTSSGDGGIAPLPTASVYAVTKAAVVTLTESLYAHLKAEGVPVAASVLFPGPHMLRTGLWESHRNRPARYAKERPRRTPYRSLDQWEAAMKAAGHDVVFTPVEEVAEHVVDGIRAGRFWMLPASEHSDRQIRARARSMLDRADPSYLESFVLD
- a CDS encoding TetR/AcrR family transcriptional regulator yields the protein MPRAALTREEVLDTAAELVKQHGPDALTMRKLASELGSAVTSIYWHVGNRESLLDALVERTVQEMGAIRPTGRTPAARIVSLARGLRRELRARPHLIAMVHEHGLTERMFLPVRRTLVREVHAAGLRGSRAADAVRAVQFQIVGFVLVERNRERAPVQSPAEEDLWTGATADEDPALARALARPADPERLFTLSVEALVTSLLA
- a CDS encoding DEDDh family exonuclease yields the protein MLDDRTTAATAWPAVYPQGYAVVDVETTGLARDDRIVSAAVYRLDAQGNVEDHWYSLVNPERDPGPVWIHGLTSEVLESAPLFGDIAHEFAHRLDGRVLVAHNAIFDWSMIAREYARAERVAPVRQRLCTIALSKELALPLPNHKLESLAAHFGVVQQRAHHALDDARVLAEAFRPSLHAAAEQGVRLPLLECRPLTEWSSAPTAPRIVHQASGPSSYRANGWRPSRKRPPCPYPNPGRYEADKPLKMGMRVAFSGDTSVERELLEDRAVEAGLHVATSVSRLTSLLVTNDPDAPTSKTVRAKSYGTPIVDEAAFTQLLRDVAPAQE